One genomic window of Paenisporosarcina antarctica includes the following:
- a CDS encoding IS3 family transposase (programmed frameshift), with protein sequence MSKIIFNEHQVRQIESNPNVTSVSDRTIQYTYDFKVRAVKENLAGKGPVQIFTENGFDLEVIGTNKIQLSVARWRKIFNTHGELGFQEERRGKASTGRPSTKDVSAEKQLEKAEARIKYLEAELELPKKARRTRREGEEIVLESHEKYEVINHVIRKYQLKNMVSHLCKMADVSRSGYYEWIENIESRAIREEQDYQDYLLLKSIYDAKRGKIGYRGFYMALEDLLVTPMNHKKILRLMRRFNLFAKIRRANPYKNCAKATHAHRKIPNRLNRQFKQDEPGKVLLTDITYLPYGSGQTAYLSCVKDVATREIMAYELSTSLSMRIVFRTLAKLEASLGGNIHPEAMIHSDQGFHYTHPDFQELVKEMGLVQSMSRRGNCIDNAPMESFFGHFKDDVDYKEAVSLVDLKCMIDDYMMHYNTTRKQWDLKKMTPAQYRSHLIAT encoded by the exons ATGAGCAAAATTATATTCAATGAACATCAAGTAAGACAAATTGAGTCAAATCCTAATGTGACCTCTGTGTCTGATCGTACAATCCAATACACTTATGACTTCAAAGTTCGTGCAGTAAAAGAAAATTTGGCTGGAAAAGGGCCTGTTCAAATCTTTACTGAAAATGGATTTGACCTTGAGGTTATTGGAACCAATAAGATTCAATTATCAGTAGCTCGTTGGAGAAAAATATTTAACACTCATGGAGAATTGGGTTTTCAGGAGGAGCGCCGCGGAAAAGCTAGTACCGGTCGACCTTCTACTAAAGACGTATCTGCAGAAAAGCAGTTAGAGAAGGCAGAAGCGCGGATCAAATACCTTGAGGCCGAGCTGGAGCTAC CTAAAAAAGCTAGAAGAACTAGAAGGGAAGGTGAAGAAATAGTTCTAGAATCACATGAGAAATACGAAGTCATAAATCATGTCATTCGAAAGTATCAGCTGAAGAATATGGTTTCTCATCTTTGTAAAATGGCCGATGTTAGCCGAAGTGGTTATTATGAGTGGATCGAAAATATTGAGAGTCGTGCGATTCGTGAAGAACAAGATTATCAAGACTATTTACTATTGAAAAGCATTTATGATGCCAAAAGGGGGAAAATCGGCTACCGCGGGTTTTACATGGCTCTTGAAGATTTACTAGTAACGCCCATGAATCATAAAAAGATTCTTCGTTTGATGCGTAGGTTCAATCTATTCGCTAAGATAAGACGAGCAAACCCTTATAAAAATTGTGCGAAAGCTACTCATGCGCACCGAAAAATTCCGAATCGACTGAATAGACAATTCAAACAAGACGAACCAGGCAAAGTGCTTTTGACTGACATCACATACCTTCCGTATGGAAGTGGTCAAACCGCTTACCTATCATGTGTTAAAGACGTTGCCACACGTGAGATTATGGCTTATGAGCTTTCAACTAGTTTAAGTATGCGAATTGTTTTTCGTACTCTTGCTAAATTAGAAGCATCATTAGGAGGAAATATTCATCCAGAAGCGATGATCCACTCAGATCAAGGATTCCATTACACACATCCAGATTTTCAAGAACTTGTGAAAGAAATGGGTCTAGTTCAATCCATGTCACGTCGTGGAAATTGTATAGACAATGCCCCTATGGAGTCATTCTTTGGCCATTTTAAGGATGATGTAGATTACAAGGAAGCAGTGAGTTTGGTAGACCTGAAGTGTATGATTGATGACTATATGATGCATTACAATACAACACGTAAACAATGGGACTTAAAAAAGATGACTCCGGCACAATACCGAAGTCATCTAATCGCAACATAA
- the queF gene encoding preQ(1) synthase: MTGRQKEDLQGINLLGNQNVQYDFSYNPGVLESFENKHPYRDYFVKFNCPEFTSLCPITSQPDFATIYISYIPEINMVESKSLKLYLFSFRNHGDFHEDCMNIILNDLIKLMEPRYIEVWGKFTPRGGISIDPYTNYGKPGTKYEEMATHRMMNHDMYPETINNR, from the coding sequence ATGACTGGTCGTCAAAAAGAAGACTTACAAGGAATTAATTTATTAGGTAACCAAAATGTACAATATGACTTTTCATATAATCCTGGCGTTTTGGAATCATTTGAAAACAAACATCCATATCGAGACTATTTTGTGAAGTTTAATTGTCCAGAGTTCACTTCTTTATGTCCGATTACGAGTCAACCCGATTTCGCTACGATATATATTAGTTATATACCTGAAATTAACATGGTTGAAAGTAAGTCTCTTAAATTATACTTATTTAGTTTTAGAAATCATGGGGATTTCCATGAAGATTGCATGAATATCATTCTAAATGATTTAATTAAACTGATGGAACCGCGCTACATCGAAGTTTGGGGGAAATTCACGCCACGTGGTGGCATTAGTATTGACCCTTATACAAACTACGGAAAACCTGGCACAAAATATGAAGAGATGGCAACACATCGCATGATGAATCACGATATGTATCCTGAAACCATTAATAATCGGTAA
- the queE gene encoding 7-carboxy-7-deazaguanine synthase QueE: protein MKIPVMEIFGPTIQGEGMVIGQKTMFVRTGGCDYSCSWCDSKFTWDGSGKSTAMKAEEIISSLKDIGGEAFSHITISGGNPALHKGLGELINQCHEQGWKVAVETQGSYWQDWLLDIDDVTISPKPPSSLMTTDFNKLDTFMHNLKVANASLKVVVFNDEDFTYAEVIHQRYPTVPFFLQVGNDDVLTIDDQALVSLLLKRFEWLIDRSMKSTIMNDAKVLPQLHALIWGNKRGV from the coding sequence ATGAAGATACCCGTGATGGAGATATTTGGTCCTACTATTCAAGGTGAAGGTATGGTCATCGGGCAAAAGACGATGTTTGTTCGTACTGGTGGTTGTGACTACTCTTGTTCATGGTGCGACTCGAAATTCACTTGGGATGGCTCTGGAAAAAGCACAGCGATGAAAGCGGAAGAAATTATTAGCTCTTTAAAAGACATTGGTGGAGAGGCTTTTTCTCATATCACCATTTCTGGAGGTAATCCGGCTCTTCATAAAGGATTAGGTGAATTAATCAATCAGTGTCACGAACAAGGTTGGAAAGTAGCGGTTGAGACGCAAGGATCTTATTGGCAAGATTGGTTACTGGATATTGACGATGTAACCATTTCCCCAAAACCACCGAGTTCTTTAATGACAACGGATTTTAATAAGCTCGATACATTTATGCACAATTTAAAAGTTGCCAATGCAAGCTTAAAAGTTGTCGTCTTCAATGATGAGGATTTCACCTATGCAGAGGTGATTCATCAACGTTATCCTACTGTTCCTTTCTTCTTGCAAGTTGGAAACGATGACGTCTTAACTATTGATGATCAAGCTTTGGTTTCATTATTATTAAAACGCTTCGAATGGTTAATTGATCGTTCTATGAAGTCTACCATCATGAATGATGCGAAAGTATTACCTCAATTACACGCATTAATTTGGGGAAATAAACGTGGTGTTTAA
- the queD gene encoding 6-carboxytetrahydropterin synthase QueD: MIQQFYPQTPHTYRFELNKDMHLSAAHFIPHDDAGNCQYLHGHTYFINITIAGDQLDEMGFLIDFKIIKNLVHKRYDHTVLNNHEEFEDKFPTTEQVAEEIWKTIQNNLKTLVHEPKCIQVLVRETPTSYVVYRPRAEDLL, translated from the coding sequence ATGATTCAACAATTCTATCCACAAACACCTCATACGTATCGATTCGAATTAAATAAAGATATGCATTTGTCTGCAGCGCATTTCATTCCTCATGATGACGCTGGAAACTGTCAATATTTGCATGGTCATACGTATTTTATAAACATTACAATTGCTGGTGATCAATTAGATGAAATGGGCTTTCTCATAGATTTTAAGATAATTAAAAACCTAGTCCACAAAAGATATGATCATACAGTTCTTAATAACCACGAAGAATTTGAAGATAAGTTTCCAACTACCGAACAAGTGGCTGAAGAAATTTGGAAAACAATTCAAAATAACTTGAAGACACTTGTACATGAACCAAAATGTATACAAGTTCTAGTTCGAGAAACTCCTACTAGCTATGTTGTTTATCGTCCAAGAGCGGAGGATCTGTTATGA
- the queC gene encoding 7-cyano-7-deazaguanine synthase QueC: MKQDKAVVVFSGGQDSTTCLLWALTQYQEVYTVTFDYGQRHIEEITCAEEIAKELNVPFKVLDMKLINQLAANALTRSDIAVTEGTSEELPSTFVPGRNHLFLSFAAVYAQSIGARHIITGVCETDFSGYPDCRDVFVKALNVSINLAMDSSLEFQTPLMWLNKAETWKMADDLDALDFVRTRTLTCYEGIRGDGCGKCPSCVLRQNGLTTYLEEKQGSGAK, translated from the coding sequence ATGAAACAAGATAAAGCAGTTGTCGTATTTAGTGGAGGACAAGATAGTACAACTTGTCTGTTATGGGCTTTAACACAGTATCAAGAAGTGTATACAGTCACCTTTGACTACGGTCAACGTCATATAGAAGAAATTACATGTGCAGAAGAAATAGCAAAAGAATTAAACGTTCCCTTTAAAGTACTGGACATGAAATTAATTAACCAATTAGCAGCAAATGCTTTAACTAGAAGTGATATTGCTGTAACAGAAGGAACGAGTGAAGAGTTACCTTCTACTTTTGTCCCAGGAAGAAACCATTTATTCCTTTCCTTTGCTGCAGTTTATGCACAATCAATTGGTGCTCGTCATATTATCACCGGCGTTTGTGAAACTGATTTTAGTGGATATCCAGATTGCCGTGATGTATTCGTAAAAGCACTTAATGTATCCATTAACTTAGCAATGGATTCTTCACTAGAATTTCAAACCCCTTTAATGTGGTTAAACAAAGCTGAAACATGGAAAATGGCAGACGATTTAGATGCATTAGATTTCGTTCGTACACGTACACTAACGTGTTATGAAGGTATTCGTGGAGATGGCTGTGGTAAATGTCCATCTTGTGTATTACGACAAAACGGGTTAACCACTTACCTTGAAGAAAAACAAGGAAGTGGAGCGAAATGA